A stretch of the Bacillus sp. FJAT-18017 genome encodes the following:
- a CDS encoding anthranilate synthase component II, producing the protein MILLIDNYDSFTFNLYQYLGELGEAVTVIRNDRISIEGIRELQPKAIVLSPGPGKPEDAGICLKIVNDLYKEIPILGICLGHQAIAKALGGVVAKAKTVMHGKVSTIKHNRSLLFSNLPEALEVMRYHSLSVTFQALPKELIVDATATDDGEIMAFHHESYPVYGLQFHPESIGTGDGKQILKNFIKGIERMDTHEGISASAFGA; encoded by the coding sequence ATGATTCTTTTAATTGATAATTATGACTCGTTTACATTCAATCTATATCAATACTTGGGCGAGCTCGGGGAAGCTGTCACAGTTATTAGGAACGACAGAATTTCGATTGAGGGAATCCGCGAACTGCAGCCAAAAGCAATTGTTCTCTCACCCGGTCCCGGGAAACCGGAGGATGCCGGAATTTGCTTAAAAATTGTAAATGACCTCTATAAAGAAATTCCGATCCTAGGTATATGCCTTGGACACCAGGCAATTGCCAAAGCGCTTGGTGGTGTTGTGGCAAAGGCAAAAACGGTAATGCACGGAAAAGTATCCACAATCAAGCATAACAGAAGCCTGCTTTTTTCCAACCTGCCAGAAGCGCTTGAAGTGATGCGCTACCATTCACTTTCTGTCACTTTTCAGGCATTGCCAAAAGAGCTGATTGTTGATGCAACTGCGACTGACGATGGAGAAATAATGGCGTTCCACCATGAGAGTTACCCTGTTTATGGGCTTCAGTTCCATCCGGAATCAATAGGAACTGGGGATGGCAAGCAAATCTTAAAGAATTTTATAAAAGGAATTGAAAGGATGGATACACATGAAGGAATATCTGCTTCAGCTTTCGGAGCGTAA